Proteins co-encoded in one Inmirania thermothiophila genomic window:
- a CDS encoding flavin prenyltransferase UbiX — protein MGSPRDAIALAWTGASGAPYGLRLLHCLLAAGEEVFLMVSPAARVVLAAEEDLALPAEGGAMAAALGARLGVATDGLRILGHQEWMAPVASGSAAPRAMVVCPCSMGTLSAIATGASNNLIERAADVMLKERRPLILVPRDTPLSAIHLENMLRVTRAGAVVLPASPGFYHRPRTVAEVVDFVVARILDHLGIGHDLIPRWGA, from the coding sequence GTGGGCAGCCCCCGTGACGCCATCGCGCTCGCCTGGACCGGGGCCTCGGGGGCGCCCTACGGGCTGCGTCTGCTCCACTGCCTGCTGGCGGCCGGCGAGGAGGTCTTCCTCATGGTCTCGCCGGCGGCCCGGGTGGTGCTCGCCGCCGAGGAGGACCTCGCGCTGCCGGCCGAGGGCGGCGCGATGGCGGCCGCCCTGGGGGCGCGGCTCGGGGTCGCCACCGACGGCCTGCGCATCCTCGGCCATCAGGAGTGGATGGCGCCGGTGGCCAGCGGCAGCGCCGCGCCCCGGGCGATGGTGGTCTGTCCCTGCTCCATGGGGACCCTCTCGGCCATCGCCACCGGCGCCAGCAACAACCTCATCGAGCGCGCCGCCGACGTCATGCTCAAGGAGCGCCGCCCCCTCATCCTCGTCCCCCGCGACACGCCCCTGTCCGCGATCCATCTCGAGAACATGCTGCGCGTGACGCGGGCGGGGGCGGTGGTGCTGCCGGCCTCGCCCGGCTTCTACCACCGTCCCCGGACCGTGGCCGAGGTGGTGGACTTCGTGGTCGCGCGGATCCTCGACCACCTCGGCATCGGCCACGATCTCATCCCCCGCTGGGGGGCGTGA